From the genome of Nasonia vitripennis strain AsymCx chromosome 1, Nvit_psr_1.1, whole genome shotgun sequence, one region includes:
- the LOC100379130 gene encoding unconventional myosin-Va isoform X5, translating into MSTESLYKKGFKVWIPHVNKVWEWAVILEDYNIDTKILHIETGLDREIKILIINSNSDLPHLCNSEDFFIDEKKNLASLRSVHEASVLNNLRLRFEKGCVYTYCGVTAVFINPFLKPIPREADNIFKYRGQTIDDLRPHIFALAEKIYCRLERENRYQSLIFTGKSGAGKTENAKLAILYLATISAEVDQMKDKITASSTILEAFGNAKTIGNDNSSRFGKFMEMQYDANYHIVGASIRIFLLDRSRVVNQIQNEQNYNIFYELCSVHDRFPDLHLNRQEFCYLNTNNSSEIYSNYSKRFDDSVEAFKKFGFTVQERREILKILAAILHLGNLNFTKFENLEGSENLKGCFIAESHQLEILEKLLSLNPQSAQDMKKWMCHKKIFSNGKTDACPMSIEEAVKARDSLAKFIYRKLFIWIVSRINYLFFSSSNFRCSIGILDVYGFEKFDVNLFEQFCINYVNEKIQQTFIQMVFKLEQEEYLRDNIGWSFIKYQDNRLCLELLEGENGIIHVIDQESNNEVPRERPWINAVFESTPSKESKHFERPKCNDSTDFIIHHFIDYVQYDSREFLEKNEDKVSREHIAFLRDSNNEVLLMLLSDDLYRKSIPNRKKRPRSESREPLSEYPTNTTLISELKESLIDLTKELQNTTAHYVRCIKSNDERKSYEFDAVYVAHQIRKYNVLDAIQLSSMGYFSRQTYANFFNRYYCLCEFEGIQRDDLQETCRVIIYNLIEDSKTVKFGVKYIFLKEEIINHLENLRREKLNRACIIIQKAVRRILQQKRNQETRRAVLSLQTQMDMNLTKEQLDQVQMIAGDQQCFQAKNRLINEIIIRRIQNIRDEGKKVKPVELPVISEHQDLEDVRARPADIPVMDELQDLGEIRARSADRPAIDNEDLGKMMLRPADLCAINDEDFDRFEMKTVNLPIIDDLDLEEEEEKAADHPVLNELQDLGKDLGAEEVNAINLPVMNDLDLGEEEENSINLPVMNELDLGEEEVNAFNPPVMNEVQVTLQYENSRTVNENSLSEVFKSLLATEEDFSLYQPLFQACFNFDQRMEKLMEACGINRREVERARPAGRNDGQGFVLSQGMFQFEIADIESLLTHLIGLPTLTITNEKPGLPSRILFMCLRYLDCQNDFISASLMLEKYVEAVESLIRQRGDLETFLVWLVNTYQLLNYLKQYARVHNNVIDQFQSLNTNQQTEHCLVNLNLESFCGSLLQLAESLAHKAAQLMKTTIFDLAELGILEYNPASVSHSEYSDSDGERSDDSRTETNEQDEEELEDAVEIADLSDGQVQQLIYQSIQELAQNQPVPIQEQEQAQEQEQNLPQEQEQALGDKQELAQEQNQVQEQVQEPAQEQHQEPPQELEPAQEQEPIEGQEQAQLLEEEYDQDFLRMKRNALLQRLTDFHLAMETSGLDANMRQQMFKKLFDFMSTILLSYILSHPQLCNVYRGAVSRVNLRAIERWARYYKLNVATIALGPIKQALRLLQMQPMEDYDVFWIDKLYDKLNSDQILRILSCYKPAYAADQQISPTLMQKLKFKLERWDGRDETVLINSEEYPVIFPFRHCSLPLEEVEIPATFDLPMLRKI; encoded by the exons ATGTCAACTGAATCTCTGTATAAAAAG GGTTTCAAAGTATGGATCCCACATGTAAACAAAGTTTGGGAGTGGGCAGTGATTTTGGAGGACTACAATATAGATACAAAGATTCTTCATATTGAAACAGGATTAGATCGtgaaatcaaaattttgattatcAACTCGAATTCTGATTTACCACATTTATGCAATTctgaagatttttttattgatgagaaaaagaatttagcTTCCTTAAGAAGTGTACACGAAGCAAGTGTTCTTAATAATTTACGGTTGCGCTTTGAAAAGGGATGTGTTTACACTTATTGTGGCGTTACAgcagtttttataaatccaTTTCTTAAACCAATACCACGCGAAGctgataacatttttaaatatcgaGGCCAGACAATTGACGATCTCAGGCCTCATATATTTGCTCTCGCCGAGAAGATCTACTGCAGACTCGAAAG GGAAAATCGTTACCAATCTTTAATTTTTACTGGTAAATCAGGCGCAGGTAAAACAGAAAATGCTAAATTGGCTATTTTATACCTTGCGACTATAAGTGCCGAAGTAGACCAAATGAAAGATAAAATTACTGCTTCATCAACAATCTTAGAAGCTTTTGGTAATGCCAAAACAATCGGTAATGATAATTCCTCCAGATTTGGGAAATTCATGGAAATGCAATACGATGCTAATTATCATATAGTTGGAGCGTCTATTAGAATATTTCTTCTTGATAGATCGAGAGTTGTCAATCAg ATACAAAACGAACAAAattacaatatattttatgaattgTGCTCTGTCCATGATCGTTTCCCTGATTTACATCTGAATAGACAAGAATTTTGTTATCTGAATACAAATAATTCTTCagaaatatattcaaattattcaaaacGATTCGATGATTCAGTTGaagcttttaaaaaatttggcTTTACGGTTCAAGAGCGACgcgaaattttgaaaattttagcagcCATTTTGCATTTGGggaatttgaattttacgaaatttgaaaatttggaGGGGAGCGAAAATCTAAAAGGTTGTTTTATCGCG gaATCCCATCAGTTAGAAATTTTAGAGAAGTTACTCAGCTTGAATCCGCAGTCAGCGCAGGATATGAAAAAATGGATGTGccataagaaaattttttctaatgGAAAAACTGATGCGTGTCCAATGTCAATAGAAGAAGCTGTGAAAGCACGCGATTCACTTGCAAAGTTTATTTAcagaaaactttttatttggaTAGTGTCGAGAAtcaactatttgtttttctcgtCTTCAAATTTTCGATGCTCCATTGGAATCCTGGATGTTTATGGCTTTGAAAAGTTCGATGTGAATTTGTTTGAGcaattttgtatcaattatgTTAACGAGAAGATCCAACAAACCTTCATTCAGATGGTTTTCAAATTGGAACAAGAGGAGTATTTGCGAGATAACATTGGATGGAGCTTCATAAAATATCAGGACAATAGATTGTGCCTCGAACTTTTAGAGGGCGAAAATGGAATCATCCATGTTATAGACCAAGAAAGCAATAATGAG GTGCCAAGAGAAAGGCCGTGGATAAATGCAGTGTTCGAGAGTACGCCGTCTAAGGAATCAAAGCATTTTGAAAGGCCGAAATGCAACGACTCTacagattttattattcatcaTTTTATTGATTATGTGCAATACGATAGCAGAGAATTTTTAGAGAAAAATGAAGACAAAGTTTCACGAGAACATATTGCGTTTTTAAGAGACTCTAAT AATGAAGTTCTACTTATGTTGTTATCAGATGATCTTTACAGAAAGAGTATACCTAATCGGAAAAAAAGACCAAGGAGTGAATCTCGAGAGCCGTTAAGCGAATACCCAACCAATACAACG CTGATATCTGAGTTAAAAGAATCTTTGATCGACCTAACAAAGGAACTGCAAAACACAACTGCACACTACGTAAGATGTATCAAAAGTAACGACGAAAGAAAATCGTACGAATTCGATGCAGTGTACGTAGCCCACCAGATACGCAAGTACAATGTTTTGGACGCAATTCAGCTTTCATCAATGGGTTACTTTAGTCGACAAACCTacgcaaattttttcaatcgcTACTATTGTTTGTGTGAATTTGAAGGGATCCAGCGCGACGACCTGCAGGAAACGTGTCGAGTGATCATTTACAACCTCATTGAG GATTCAAAGACCGTGAAATTCGGCGTAAAGTACATTTTCTTGAAAGAAGAAATTATTAATCATCTCGAGAATCTCCGTCGAGAGAAGCTGAATCGAGCTTGTATTATAATTCAGAAGGCGGTTCGCCGCATTCTTCAGCAGAAACGCAACCAAGAAACCAGACGAGCTGTTTTGAGTCTGCAAACTCAG ATGGATATGAATTTGACGAAAGAACAGCTAGATCAGGTGCAAATGATTGCTGGCGATCAACAGTGCTTTCAAGCTAAAAATCGACTTATAAAcgaaattattattagaaGGATTCAAAATATCAGGGATGAGGGGAAAAAAGTGAAACCCGTGGAACTTCCTGTAATAAGTGAGCATCAG GATCTTGAGGATGTAAGAGCAAGACCCGCTGATATTCCTGTAATGGATGAGTTGCAG GATCTTGGCGAGATAAGAGCGAGATCCGCTGACCGTCCTGCAATAGATAATGAG GATCTTGGCAAGATGATGTTGCGACCTGCTGATCTTTGTGCAATAAATGATGAG GATTTTGATAGGTTTGAAATGAAAACCGTTAACCTTCCTATAATAGATGATCTG GATCtcgaagaggaagaggagaaaGCTGCTGATCACCCTGTACTGAATGAGCTGCAG gatcttggGAAG GATCTTGGTGCGGAAGAGGTAAACGCCATTAATCTTCCTGTAATGAATGATCTG GATCTTGGTGAGGAAGAGGAAAACTCCATTAATCTTCCTGTAATGAATGAGCTG GATCTTGGCGAGGAAGAGGTGAACGCCTTTAATCCTCCTGTAATGAACGAAGTGCAGGTTACT TTGCAGTATGAGAATAGTAGAACAGTCAACGAAAACAGCTTAAGCGAGGTCTTCAAATCGTTGTTGGCTACAGAAGAAGATTTCTCGCTATACCAGCCTCTATTTCAAGCTTGTTTCAATTTCGATCAGCGCATGGAAAAATTGATGGAAGCTTGTGGTATTAACCGGCGCGAAGTCGAACGAGCAAGACCCGCCGGAAGAAATG atGGCCAAGGATTTGTTCTCTCCCAAGGAATGTTCCAATTTGAGATTGCAGATATTGAGTCACTGCTAACTCACCTAATAG GACTGCCGactttaacaataacaaacgAGAAACCAGGCTTGCCATCACGAATTTTATTCATGTGTCTGCGCTACCTTGACTGTCAAAATGACTTTATTTCAGCATCTTTGATGTTGGAAAAGTATGTAGAGGCAGTTGAGAGCTTAATTCGACAGCGCGGCGATTTGGAAACATTCCTTGTCTGGCTCGTCAATACTTACCAGCTCCTCAATTACCTTAAGCAGTACGCGAGAGTACACAACAATGTCATCGACCAATTCCAAAGTTTGAACACTAATCAACAAACTGAGCATTGTCTTGTGAATCTTAACCTGGAATCATTTTGCGGGTCGCTACTCCAATTGGCTGAGTCGCTCGCCCACAAAGCTGCGCAGCTTATGAAAACGACGATTTTTGATTTAGCAGAACTAGGCATACTCGAGTATAATCCGGCATCCGTGAGCCACTCAGAGTATTCTGATTCGGATGGAGAAAGAAGCGATGATTCTAGAACGGAAACAAATGAACAGGATGAAGAAGAATTGGAAGATGCGGTGGAGATTGCAGATCTTTCAGACGGTCAAGTACaacaattaatttatcaatCGATTCAAGAGTTAGCGCAAAACCAACCTGTGCCAATTCAAGAGCAAGAGCAAGCACAAGAACAGGAACAAAATCTGCCTCAAGAGCAAGAGCAAGCATTAGGGGACAAACAAGAACTGGCTCAGGAGCAAAATCAAGTACAAGAACAAGTGCAAGAGCCGGCGCAAGAACAACACCAAGAACCACCTCAAGAGCTAGAGCCAGCGCAAGAACAAGAACCAATAGAAGGTCAAGAACAAGCGCAATTACTTGAAGAAGAATACGATCAGGATTTCCTCAGGATGAAAAGAAATGCGTTGCTACAAAGACTGACGGATTTCCATCTAGCAATGGAAACGAGTGGCCTGGACGCCAACATGAGACAGCAAATGTTTAAGAAGCTTTTTGATTTCATGAGCACAATTCTATTGAGCTACATTCTTTCACATCCACAACTTTGCAATGTCTATCGTGGTGCAGTGTCGAG AGTGAATCTACGCGCTATCGAAAGATGGGCTCgctattataaattaaatgtaGCAACCATAGCTCTTGGCCCAATAAAGCAAGCGTTGCGGCTGCTTCAAATGCAACCAATGGAAGATTATGATGTATTTTGGATCGACAAGTTGTACGATAAATTAAACAGTGATCAGATTCTGAGAATTTTGAGTTGCTACAAACCAGCTTATGCAGCAGATCAGCAGATATCGCCGACTTTGAtgcaaaaattgaaatttaaacTGGAGAGGTGGGACGGACGGGACGAGACG GTATTGATAAATTCAGAAGAATACCCAGTAATCTTTCCATTTCGTCATTGCTCTTTACCGTTGGAAGAAGTTGAGATTCCAGCAACGTTTGATCTTCCTATGCTAAGAAAGATTTAG